Within the Ostrinia nubilalis chromosome 12, ilOstNubi1.1, whole genome shotgun sequence genome, the region cctttttctaagaaaaagttgtaaaatcattaatgacagcttcataaaaagtgaaaacaattttgctgacaaaagtaaaaaagcacagcaacaaagcattgaaaagtaatcttgaggctgaggttcgatcagctgataagaaaattaaagatgtttatagataaaaatcctattttttcttagaaaaagttgtgaaaataaaagtttacaaaattatcatttctgtactttgttataatattcaataattcctcatgcctacaactgctatgtcatgttcaatacttattgtaatatacctattttatttcgaaataaataatttacgttacaaaacttcgttttgcttacacataatataaaataaaaatagcattaaaatattgaaagttcctatactagatatcgatatgcaattacaaccctagcaaagtatcgataatcgataagttattacgaacgtcactaatactgtcagaaaataatgcattatgttggtagctccgcctgtagtttgtgcggttggtaaagatttgcgggtcgttctctaaaatgcatatgtgtgcgtgagctcaaaaaatatctatggagtgccgtctcttactcttttatgctctttggccAGCACAAACACGACGTGCTTACTTGACACTAGTGTTGTCACTATTATTCAttagataattattatcgacTGTTCTTCGATCTTATAACAATCGAACTAATAGAGGGAATGAGGGATTTGATCTACACTTCCCTCACCAGACAAGTTGGGGAGGCCTGAATTTCTTAAGGCACAGTTCCtaccaaggcggagcagagaagtggaaataatgaaatctggttattcaaaaacatttctctgctccgctccaccttggtggaaaccaggcctaaTGTAGTTATTTCTCCTTAAGTTGTCTCTTACGAAATGTACGCGAAGAGTGAGAGTGGTCCTAGTCTACTCGGCCTGACTAAATTATCTACATTGTTCCGCTAACACCCTGGTTAAgaagttacagtcaaaactcatatcggttcaaaccacttttgactgatttttccaatCTACAACGACCTTGGTCAAGCGTTCCAATGAAAATCACTTGATTGGAAAAATCAGGCAAAAGTTGTTTTGACCCATTATGAGTTTTTTGACTATAAACttaattcatttaattttgtactagcttttgcctgcggcttcacccgcgtgaaattttgctTGTGACAAACGAAATGTCACGGCAGGTGAAgccgtttataatattagtaggattttgaactttacttttATCGACATGTTATTGCCGATAGTAGTGCTTCCCTTTGAATGATATACAAAATGACAGTAAAATGATTTGTTGCcattttacaaaacttttaatGAGTTAGCTCATCATCATGAGCTATATTTCAAGCCAAAATGCTGCCCCACAGTGGCAATAatctgattaaaaataaaaaagtttgatTTATGGTCATTGACATTAGTCTATGGTTTTTCCGTTATACGCACGTATCGCtcgatatattttttatttgcgaCAAAAACACCTACAAATTGAATAGAACACTGTATGGCTCAATGCCACGAAGCAGATATCGACATTTTGGTCCGTGCATCGGAATCAGTGATGCCAACCCAAATTTTAGAAAATTGGTAGATTATGTGCCAATTGTTGGTAGAAGTTGGTAGAATGTAAAATGCAAAATTGGTAGATCTACCACCTcaacttagaaaaaaaattaagattcaTAAAACCATGGAATAGAAAGTCACCTTTCACACATGCTACAtgctttaaactattttcatgtttatttaaaataaatcttccaCCGGCACACTTTAGATCACACCTACatggtttacaataaaaatatccttcACCCTTAGTACTTTCTTGAAGCCAACCTGCAAATTCCTTATCTTTCTCccataattttgaatatttttggtCATGGTGCCTATTTAGTGCCTCCAAATGCTTccttataatattatgtcaatcaATCAACATTACTGTAACtagaatattattgtaactagaATAACTATTTTGAAGAAGCATTATaggactttattattattattattttctttactatCAGAATCcattattaaaaagaaatacatgCCACGCAACCGCTAATTAATGCAAGCACCGTTTAAACGGAGTTTTCGAGGAgcaaagaaaatattcattaaaatCACTCTATTTCGCAACATAACAAGCATAACACACACAATCCAAATCCAAACGACACACAGATCATCACAGATGAGAGAGAAATAAATAACTACCACAGACTTTTTTATAAACTTGGCTTCTCACGTTTGGGCCACATACTAAGTAGTAAGAAGAGAACAGGGTGGCTAATTATTGTCGGGTTATAGATGCGACATTGTGGTGAtatgtgaaaattaaaaaaataggtagattTTAGGTCTAGGGTGGTAGATAGGTAGACTGAAGTGAAAAGTGGTAGATCTACCAAAAAGTTGGTAGATATGGCATCACTGATCGGAATACAAAGTTTTGTGTAGTGAACGAGACGTCTGCAATATGTCTGACtatttggaaatatttttagataatCATAGCTGTAATTAATTGTAAAAGCTATAAAAACGTTATTGATGTCATGGATTACACATGACAAATACTACAAATAGGTAAGTTCGTGGTGGATAAAGTGGTACTCTGCTAATTCCTTCCTAGTACAAGCACAACGTTGGACTTTTTTGTCTCAATGGCCTTTATCTCACGAGTTTTGTTTCTTTTGTCCTCGATTTCGACATTCAAACAAGTTTGTATAATTTGAAGTCTCAGATATCGCGATGTGtatttatatagatttattTTGTCCGACAGATCGATAAGAAGACGACTTACAACGAAGATATGTATTGTTGTGGGTCGTGTGGTAGCCTCGCACTCGCATGTCAATAAGAGATATGCGCGTCACGGACGTAGTGCGGACTGGTGCTTCGTTCTGAGTGCGCATTTCGTCAAGGAGAGACACTGACCTTCGCGACGACAGCGAATATCAAGACGTCAAAAGTGTTTTTACGGAATTGTAGACGAAAGTGAGGCAGGATGGATCAAATGGTGCAGTGCCCTGTGTGCACGCTCTACCTGCACAATGGGATCACACTAGAATCTCACCTTGATACCCATCCCAAAGACCAGGTAATAAAAGCATTGTGCAACCTAACCACGAAGGCCAGTAGTAGCTATGCGAGCAGAACATCCACACCGATGCACTGTGACCGCTCGTACAGAAGCAGGTCTCGgactccagcagtggacgacagaTGGTCCCACAGAAGTAGTGAAACGGATAGATACTGGCGAAGAACACCGAGCAGAACTTCCAAATCAAGTCAGGCATTAAATGCTTCTCGCAATGGAACACCAGACATTAGAATGAGTGATATGAGCTTTGACAACAATAGTGCTAATCAATTTTCTGCTCCATCTTATCCTCTGAAAGCAGACAAAACTCAACAGTATCCGAATACACCGACTGGCGAATTGGAACCGCCCTATGCATATTACCAGGACACCAATGATGATAGAGAAATAAAGTATTCCCGCAGCCCAGAATACAATCCTTTGGATACCAGTACCCCAGTTTTCGCTCATAACACTCCAACAACTACCAATGTCAAAATACAGGCTACATTGCTTCCAACAGTTACTCGAAGAAGTAATGAGAATATAGTAAAAATGTTACCAAAACCAAATAATATACTTGTAAAGACTAATATGGGTGGATTACAGTATATCACTCCAGGGTTGAAGCCGATGCATTTGATGGTGCCCACTCCTCCAACATTTGTCCAAAAAAATGTACAAAGCAACATGATTATGGCCAGTGGTTTACCTGTAAGCACAATGGTGGAGTCAAAGACATTGGCCCCAACAATACCCACAAACCATTTCAATCAAATGACCAGCAGTACCTTCACACCAGGTACAACAGTAGTACAAAATTCTCAGATTATTTATAGAGAAATGGTTCAGAATATGGATGGTAAGCGTTTCGTTTCATGTGTGCCTTCAGTGCTCGGTCATGAGAATGTTCGTAATGTTGCACCGGGGACATCTATGTATCAGAATTTAATGTTAGTGGATCAACTTGGAAATGCACCATGCATGTACACAGCACCGCAGCCCATTATACCAAAGCCCTGTACCACAACTGTCTATCCTAATAATGGTACGGAGGCACCTAGCGGTACCAATTCAAATGAACATAAAGCTGGTCCTTCTTCAGATGATCGCAATAAAACTCTTGTTAATGAAGTAACTGCCCTTGTTGATCCATTGGCCCTTCCTGCTGGAACCAACACGAGTTCGACCACCACCCAAACTGAAGTAGATATATCTATCCCTAAAAAAACGGATGTTCAGTCTGTTGAAAAATGTGACACGCCAGGGTCTAGTAAAGGCTTGAAAATCCTCAGTAACATTAAAGTGGAAGTTCCAGTTCAACACAACAAGAATATGCTGAACACTGTGATGGATCTGACTGGAACCACAGACCCTGAGGATCCTGAGAGGTCAGAGACACCTGAGAAAATTCTACCTGATTTAGATGATCACAATCATATGTCTGATGATTGCACCCAACCATCAATATCTAGCAGTGACAGTGCAGTCTCACATGCCTTTTCTGTGATAAAAAATGTTGGTAACCCACCATCTTATAAAGAATCTTCCATCAAATCAAGTATAGATAGTAAAATCGATGCAGAATTTTCTGACAGCTGCCCAGTCCCAGATTTAATATGTAATGAGAAACCATCTATATCACCTTGCAGCGAATTATCAGAGGTTGGAGATAACTCTGCTGATCGTGCTTCAGTATGTAACTCGGAATCGCCTAAACCTCAAATAAACCAATCAATTAGTTTAGATAGTAATACTGATAAGAAGCCCCAATCGGCAATAAAACCATACAGACACAATGCACTACgattaaataatatatttgtgaaaaagcacaaaaaaatattacaaataaaaaatgcaaaGCAGTCCAGTAGTCAGTTGGATCACACAGAAGTAGAGCCACAAGCGTCGTCATCCTTTTGTAACTCGCCTGAAAATTTTCCTAGAGGCTCACCGGCTTCATTTAAGTCGGTCGAAAAATTCTCTCAAGCATCACCTGCTTCATTTAAGTCGGTCGAAAAGTTCTCCCCAGCGTCACCAGCTTCATGTAAATCGGTCGAAAAATTCTCTCGAGCGTCACCGGCTTCATTCAAGTCGGTCGAAAAGTTCTCTCCAGCGTCACCGGCTTCGTGTAAGTCGGTCGATAAATTCTCACGGGCCTCGCCGGCTTCATTTAAGTCGGTCGAAAAATTCTCTCAAGCCTCACCGGCTTCGTGTAAGTCGGTCGAAAAATTATCTCGAGCGTCACCGGCTTCATTTAAGTCGGTCGAAAAATTCTCTCAAGCCTCACCGGCTTCGTGTAAGTCGGTCGAAAAATTCTCTCCAGCGTCATCCTTGTGCAAGTCGCCGGATAATTTTTCTCGAGCGTCATCATCTTCGTGCAAGTCGCCGGAAATTTTTACCCGCGCTTCGTCATCATGTAAATCACCTGGAAATTTTTCTCGAGCGTCATCGTCCTCGTGCCGAACACCCGAAAATTTTTCAATAACTAAAATGATTTGCTCCGAAAAGTCTGAATGTTTAGACGAAAAGAGCCCTTTAGAATCGATGCCAGAAGAGAAGATGATCGAGAAAGACGAAGAAGACCAAGATCATAACGATTTCGACGCCGACACGGAGGAGCAATCGATGGACATCGAGCCCGTCGCGTCCTCCAGCCTGAACACTTCGGAGCAGTTCACGACCAGCATAGACGTGGTGCAGGTCAAAGAGGAGGTGAACACGAGCAACGAGGATCCTTTCAGCAACGAGAACAGTAATTCCAATCGCGAGATGGAACCTTTGGACGGTCTGCGGCCGATCAACGTGATATCGTACGGCAACATGCCGCCGGGGGAGTTCGACGAGGAGTCGAACCATCGCGAGCTTCTCGAGCTGGAGGCTGCGTCGAAAAACAAGCAGTTCGTCAGCATGATGAACGAGAACTACTTCGGGGACAACATCTACGCGGACTACTTCACGCCGGACCGCGTGGAGGCGTTCGACGCGGCCCGGGAGGCGCCGTCGTTCGCGAAAGAGAATCCGAAGGATATGTACCTGTGGGGCGAGTCGTCGCACCACAAGGAGAGCGAGTTCGTGCTGCCGAACTTTATACACGAGAGTTATAAGATAGCGGAGAGTAGCGCGGTGGATTACGCTGAAATGGGGAGCAGAGCGGTGCGGGTAGATGTGGAGGTGGACGTGTGCGAGCGGGACAGCAAGGCGGACGTGCTGGGCGAGGCCGCGGGCGAGGCGCCGCTGAACATCTGCGCCGACGAGCGGATGCCGCCGCGCGGCGAGCTCAGCGGCCAGGAGAGCAACGGGGACACGGAGTCGCCGTGGAACGGAGTAAGAACCTTTTTGGCACCACAGCATTAATCGCAAACTAACATTGTAATTAAGTGTAACGTACGGTGTGGAAACTAATGTGAACGGCTTCGTAGTGTAGCAATATTTGTCATGTATTAATCCTATCATTATCCTATTATAAGTATCGATCAGCAGCGAACCCGAATCATAATAAACGATCTCGAGTACAAAGAAGTTATCATTGATGTGAACGTTGAGCGAACTTTGGCTCTTAACGTTAAGGTAAGGTTTTAAGAGCATATaaaaatttgttttaaaaatgtattcttAGCAACGCCCGCTCGTATTTCAGATGTACACCGACGTACCGCCTTCGGAGCCCTACGATTTGATCGCGCGCGAGAGTTGGGTGTCGGACGGCTCCGAGATAGATACCAATGAGAAGCGGGAAAATTTGTGAGTAAAGTATAatttagattcatttatttatagcgAAATATGACTCCGATTTTTTAATACACTCGatatcaaataaatcgcacctcccgcgagaaataatcttcaaaaaataggtagttacgcttgagctaacttttatggctataaaactgttaagttgggattaatcgttatccatctgttaaagaggacatgtgagatcattatttggttttacaaccataaaaattgttctaattgatcccagaggagagcccaaagtgaggtctgttttcaagtcacatttatggtatatgttaatcatttatttagattattatatgtgtttttatttaaggatatttattgggctttcaaataacaccaatattgttggggcaccatgattgtgtcagaagaaaattttaaagttcGCATCGCGGAAAGtgtgatttatttgatgttgagtgtattttatgaattttggtTTAGATAATTTTAACGTCGCGTATGTTTTCAGGGAGGAAGAGATCCATTTCGCGCAAAAAGGGCGTATTTTCACGTGCTCGATATGCGGCTCTAAGTTTCCCTCGTTGTACGAGATGCGTGCGCACAAATCGGCGGCGCATGCGCCTTTGACGGTTCACGCGCCGCTCGTCGCGCCCGCCCTAGCGTCCCAGCTGTCCCCCCACCTTTCGGCCCAGCTGCCCCCCCACCTTTCGCCCCACCCTCCGCAGTTCGTTCTGCCCCCCCACTCGCTGCAGCCCCCCGAAACGGCGCGCACGTCATACAGCAGGATGCTGACCGCGAGGATTATCAAGAAAGAGGAAAAACCGGATGAAGCCACTGGAGTTCCTGGTAcatgtaaagcccggtctgtgagcacgtagaattttgtccaatgacacacacactcactgcgggcgcccgtcgcacagtcgcgacagcaacataattacgcgcgagcgataaggatgggtagcttggggtcattggacaaaattctacgtgctcaaagaccagactatagatacAGTTGATATTATTTTCTTGCAGTAGTCGAGACCATAGATGCAGGCCGTTACCGACCGGTCAATCTGGAAATCTTGGGGAggcggcctatgttcagcaatggacgtcttgTCCTGAAATGATGAGTCGACACAAAGGCCAGCTATACACGGACTGCTTCAAGCAGTTGAGACCGACTGCTTGAAGCCGCGACCATGGATGGACCTGACCAACAGTCAGTATATGGCTGACCAAACTGCTATTGgcagtgttatttatttttcttatacaTGCGCGTCGGTCTGTCAAACGACTTTTTTTGGGTTTTTTAAAAGGTCAAACTTGGTAATTATCTATTCAATACTTTCGCCAGGCACTGCCGGAATGCCGCTAGACTCGAAAGAGGTGCTCGCGAGCAGTATGCTTCAGTACGACGCTCTAGGAGAGGCCAAGCCCAAGCTCGAGGCGCTCATCAAGCAGGAGGCCAAGGCGCGCCGCAAGAGGGACTTCGTCTGCCCCACGTGCAAGGTGAGGCACCTTCCCCAGGCGACCCCAGGCTCCGCTAGACTCGAAGGAGGCGCTCGCGAGCAGCATTCTGCAAGAAGAAGGCGCTCGCGAGCAGTATGCTTCAGTACGACGCACTAGGAgaggcagatatgtaccatcctagactgcatctcacttaacaccaggtgcgattgcggtcaaatacctgccttggctagcataaaaaaaaaaaaaaagcccaAGCTCGAGGCGCTCATCAAGCAGGAGGCCAAGGCGCGCCGCAAGAGGGACTTCGTCTGCCCCACGTGCAAGGTGAGACACCTTCCCCAGGCGAGCCCGGGCTCCGCTGGACTCGCACTCAATGCCTACCAGAAAGgtagggcctacccactaaaaacctgtgACGGTGACCTCCGTAAGCATTATTTAGTCGGGAACGCGAGACATCACCATCAGCAATAGCCTCTAGCATTTGTCCGCGTTCCTTGCTCGACCGCTCAGTGCAGCCTCAGCAAGTGAAAGGAGACAGAGTTTCTTTGACAACGAGCGGTGCGCGGGTCAAGCGCTTCTAGTCACCACCAGGGCACCAGATCACCCATATCTGGCGGTCGAGGCCTGTTATTGAAGATTTCGTAAGCTAACTTTTCGTGTCATGATGGTATTAgcagcaggcctgttcatctgcCCGAGTAGGCATCGAAGAAAAATCACGCGTGGCGTAATCCACAAGGGTTTTACGAGTGTGCAATGAGagagacttatgcccgttttcaccatcaatccctaatttttaagtgacccctatgataacacataacaggcattttgtttccataggggtcacttaaaaaaatagggattgatggtaaaaacggacATTACGCGCTAGGTTTTCTTCacccattgtaaaaaaaatattcgctatggaaagaagaaaaatatgcgtgtggtgcgctagatggcgacagtagcttcttgtagcagtcagctcTATCGCATCGGCACAGTACCCATCATTGTTTTCGCGTTTCATTTCGActtaaatagaaagacacgggtttAAACCCGACATTTATTGTGAAAAGATCCGTGTCTTTCAAAGccaaaattacaccatattgttgatgacattgagtagattttttttaaaataccttcgcgaagaaaactcTGTAGTCTGTACGtagttaaaatagtaagacacgggtcttaacgcgacgtttattaatgagttacattatgtactcacggctcgacgtttcggctgcgatgctgcagccgctagccgtggtcacaagcagactggcggttcTGTACGTAGTCTATATTATTTCTCTGGTATCAGGCACTTAACTGCTTGGTTGATGTTTGCAGGAGGACCAGCTAACCGAGGTGGCGTTCCAGGCGCACCTTAAGATCCACCCGCTAGAGTGCCTGACGTGCGGCAAGTGCTTCTTCCGCCGCTCCAACCTTCAGCTGCACATCAAGATGCATCTGGGCATCAGGAACCATAAGTAAGCGatagattttgaactttatggaCGTTGGAATAGGATTCAAAATGGATAAGAtggattttttacttatatgcATCAGAATAGGGTTCaaattcaactaaaatagaggaAAATGGACTTAACGTGAACATTTTTATATGAActtacggcttgacgtttcggctgctatgctgcagccgtggtcacaagcagactgttCAAATAAGATTTAGATAGGTTGTACTGTTTTCCGACTTTATTGGCAATAAAATGGGTTAAAAATTGATAGACAATAACCTGGCTGGTTTTGTGCCGGGTAACtgcatgaaaagcattgggggagccctatgttcagcacgtgtacgtcctatggcccagatgatgataatgatgatgataaaaaattGATTAAGCGTAGTATTGATAATACTGCCACTCACTAATGTCTTCTACAGGTGCGAGGTATGCGAAAAGCGGTTCATCACTCGACAGAAACTGATTGAGCATCAGAACGTGCACACCGGCCGCACACCAGTCAAGTGCACCATCTGCGACGACACCTTCCGCCGCTACTCCAACATGGTGCAGCACCGGTGAGTGTCGACCCTGTAGCGATGCACATAAGGTCTACTTTGGAGCGGTCACTTGTACGCGATCAACTGTCAAGTGCACCATCTGCGACGACACCTTCCGCCGCTACTCCAACATGGTGCAGCACCGGTGAGTGTCGACCCTGTAGCGAGGCACATAAGGTCTACTTTGGAGCGGTCACTTGTGCGTGATCAACTGTCAAGTGCACCATCTGCGACGACACCTTCCGCCGCTACTCCAACATGGTGCAGCACCGGTGAGTGTCGACCCTGTAGCGAGGCACATAAGGTCTACTTTGGAGCGGTCACTTGTGCGTGATCAACTGTCAAGTGCACCATCTGCGACGACACCTTCCGCCGCTACTCCAACATGGTGCAGCACCGGTGAGTGTCGACCCTGTAGCGAGGCACATAAGGTCTACTTTGGAGCGGCCACTTGTGCGTGATCAACTGTCAAGTGCACCATCTGCGACGACACCTTCCGCCGCTACTCCAACATGGTGCAGCACCGGTGAGTGTCGACCCTGTAGCGAGGCACATAAGGTCTACTTTGGAGCGGCCACTTGTGCGTGATCAACTGTCAAGTGCACCATCTGCGACGACACCTTCCGCCGCTACTCCAACATGGTGCAGCACCGGTGAGTGTCGACCCTGTAGCGAGGCACATAAGGTCTACTTTGGAGCGGTCACTTGTGCGTGATCAACTGTCAAGTGCACCATCTGCTACGACACCTTCCGCCGTTACTCGGTGAGTGTTGACTCTGTAGCGATGCACATAAGGTCTACTTTGGAGTGGTCACTTGTGCGCGATCAACTGTCAAGTGCACCATCTGCGACGACACCTTCCGCCGCTACTCCAACATGGTGCAGCACCGGTGAGTGTCGACTCTGTAGCGAGGCACATAAGGTCTACTTTGGAGTGGCCACTTGTGCGTGATCAACTGTCAAGTGCACCATCTGCGACGACACCTTCCGCCGCTACTCCAACATGGTGCAGCACCGGTGAGTGTCGACCCTGTAGCGATGCACATAAGGTCTACTTTGGAGCGGTCACTTGTGCGTGATCAACTGTCAAGTGCACCATCTGCGACGACACCTTCCGCCGCTACTCCAACATGGTGCAGCACCGGTGAGTGTCGACCCTGTAGCGAGGCACATAaggtcacaaaatataacagaaggtaaactccatactaagcgcgctcgagacacgcacacatagacaccgctcacgtacgcgttatcaagactgtctcggacgaatgcgaggcgcgactgcgttcgcttgagtgacgctgctcacgcgtttgtgaaattattttttttgtgcgaaaatgagtgaacaacaaaaaaggggtattataacatttgttaagtagatggttgcttacactcaacattaaaaactaaattttcgttttttacGGTCACTTGTGCGTGATCAACTGTCAAGTGCACCATCTGCGACGACACCTTCCGCCGCTACTCCAACATGGTGCAGCACCGGTGAGTGTCGACCCTGTAGCGATGCACATAAGGTCTACTTTGGAGTGGCTACTTGTGCGTGATCAACTGTCAAGTGCACCATCTGCGATGACACCTTCCGCCGCTATTCTACATATATGGTGCAGCACCGGTGAGTTGTCGACTCTATAGTAATGGACGTAAGGTCTAATTTGGAGCAGGTGGTTACTTTGTCAAATGTTTCTacagaatttgacagcggcagCAGCGCGGCGCGGAGCGTAGCTGTGCGGAgaaatggaaataatgaaatctattGGTTATTCAAATAATTTCTCCGTTCTGCTTcgtcttggtggaaaccgggcctaacaAACATCCACGCTCATACTATTTAAAAACGCTTGTGCGTTCTGTCCCATTTTTCACTTGCTTCCGTTATGCTCGTATACGTACT harbors:
- the LOC135077022 gene encoding uncharacterized protein LOC135077022, whose protein sequence is MDQMVQCPVCTLYLHNGITLESHLDTHPKDQVIKALCNLTTKASSSYASRTSTPMHCDRSYRSRSRTPAVDDRWSHRSSETDRYWRRTPSRTSKSSQALNASRNGTPDIRMSDMSFDNNSANQFSAPSYPLKADKTQQYPNTPTGELEPPYAYYQDTNDDREIKYSRSPEYNPLDTSTPVFAHNTPTTTNVKIQATLLPTVTRRSNENIVKMLPKPNNILVKTNMGGLQYITPGLKPMHLMVPTPPTFVQKNVQSNMIMASGLPVSTMVESKTLAPTIPTNHFNQMTSSTFTPGTTVVQNSQIIYREMVQNMDGKRFVSCVPSVLGHENVRNVAPGTSMYQNLMLVDQLGNAPCMYTAPQPIIPKPCTTTVYPNNGTEAPSGTNSNEHKAGPSSDDRNKTLVNEVTALVDPLALPAGTNTSSTTTQTEVDISIPKKTDVQSVEKCDTPGSSKGLKILSNIKVEVPVQHNKNMLNTVMDLTGTTDPEDPERSETPEKILPDLDDHNHMSDDCTQPSISSSDSAVSHAFSVIKNVGNPPSYKESSIKSSIDSKIDAEFSDSCPVPDLICNEKPSISPCSELSEVGDNSADRASVCNSESPKPQINQSISLDSNTDKKPQSAIKPYRHNALRLNNIFVKKHKKILQIKNAKQSSSQLDHTEVEPQASSSFCNSPENFPRGSPASFKSVEKFSQASPASFKSVEKFSPASPASCKSVEKFSRASPASFKSVEKFSPASPASCKSVDKFSRASPASFKSVEKFSQASPASCKSVEKLSRASPASFKSVEKFSQASPASCKSVEKFSPASSLCKSPDNFSRASSSSCKSPEIFTRASSSCKSPGNFSRASSSSCRTPENFSITKMICSEKSECLDEKSPLESMPEEKMIEKDEEDQDHNDFDADTEEQSMDIEPVASSSLNTSEQFTTSIDVVQVKEEVNTSNEDPFSNENSNSNREMEPLDGLRPINVISYGNMPPGEFDEESNHRELLELEAASKNKQFVSMMNENYFGDNIYADYFTPDRVEAFDAAREAPSFAKENPKDMYLWGESSHHKESEFVLPNFIHESYKIAESSAVDYAEMGSRAVRVDVEVDVCERDSKADMYTDVPPSEPYDLIARESWVSDGSEIDTNEKRENLEEEIHFAQKGRIFTCSICGSKFPSLYEMRAHKSAAHAPLTPPETARTSYSRMLTARIIKKEEKPDEATGVPGTAGMPLDSKEVLASSMLQYDALGEAKPKLEALIKQEAKARRKRDFVCPTCKEDQLTEVAFQAHLKIHPLECLTCGKCFFRRSNLQLHIKMHLGIRNHKCEVCEKRFITRQKLIEHQNVHTGRTPVKCTICDDTFRRYSNMVQHRDRHHFQKKAKVRDFVCHCGAVFHSRAKLHWHQETHDGKPKACLYCSDKFVHAASLTRHIRRTHNIFFLSDRSKAKENVPCPVCKQMYLRSNLRAHLLTHSGKRPHLCVICNKSFSTKWNLKLHRWTHMSRSAKPFKCNLCKGAFIRQAEYISHMNAHKSFRPYTCNYCGCQFIRKYNCQRHVREHETAKKYVCKVPECGKSFHRSYYLSEHMKVHSGARPFACNICGKTSSNKSNHNKHLKIHHAREPVATEA